Proteins from a single region of Trichoderma asperellum chromosome 3, complete sequence:
- a CDS encoding uncharacterized protein (EggNog:ENOG41), giving the protein MDQMSPDSADLTDELSTAPSTPTDIPSRRSNGHIKHSPDDNEAESELSEPDSNVRSPSGSSHLRAISDEDETMTDIQHEPVVPHYPKRKRNSVFTDLSESKMELPNGAVPGQSLKSKTSRQSLGTVRGVLLGHWRDSPIPDPEGRHAVIGFIDVRDRLRTRIQPYTVTNEPVSNDYPMPPGPGGSWVTFERVVFSKHLVGLDHFQVKEYVRLRTDSQDESEEERKAAETAAVKEAIRRVKENPAYDNPATQPAIAHGLELPDSASSPGRLDSKRRRVSGGFASINPGGSNSPPERSPLLPSQPALQPRPPHVPKLHGPLPGTRPTRILLGFWKGSSEEDPRDRHAVYGILGQNDMFRVKVVRETRDGRFVDGNFPTGAGALWIQYEEVEFEPHLKPLQRSEIKEYCRVRQYQLDQGEVPEERVNNEIRAVHEAQARAGSGYRHVHQAIAPYHPTVADDSDLTNGRSDVGGAQQHELRQSRRGESRTTPRQSFNENDMRQTSRAYAAEQEPSRPDSRAMNRVHSSDGMERTNALARREIARVEAAQGRADRHALHRERAAALVADAAAAAAAAVVASAPSPATNGRPPFHESEDMQRLNKVWARQESLRLKAGAEDAKMYDGVKYERKTNGPFIGKLVSQGTIINIDGEDYVEYRVLTKPSFF; this is encoded by the exons ATGGACCAGATGTCACCCGATTCTGCGGATCTGACCGACGAGCTCTCAACCGCTCCTTCAACTCCCACTGACATTCCCTCTAGACGTTCCAACGGCCATATCAAGCATTCGCCTGACGACAACGAAGCAGAAAGCGAGCTTAGTGAGCCGGACAGCAACGTTCGTTCGCCATCAGGG TCCTCGCATCTTCGCGCCATCTCTGACGAGGACGAGACTATGACAGACATTCAGCATGAGCCAGTAGTCCCCCACTATCCTAAGCGTAAGCGAAACTCAGTCTTCACCGATCTTAGTGAGAGCAAGATGGAGCTTCCCAATGGCGCTGTGCCTGGCCAAAGTCTCAAGTCCAAGACATCTCGGCAGAGTCTGGGAACCGTCCGAGGTGTTTTGCTGGGCCACTGGCGAGACTCTCCAATTCCAGATCCCGAAGGCCGCCACGCCGTCATTGGATTTATAGACGTGCGCGACCGACTGCGAACTCGAATCCAGCCTTATACCGTCACCAACGAGCCAGTCAGCAACGATTATCCCATGCCCCCTGGGCCCGGTGGCAGCTGGGTTACCTTCGAAAGAGTTGTCTTTTCTAAGCATCTAGTCGGCCTTGACCACTTCCAAGTTAAGGAGTATGTGAGGCTGCGCACCGACTCCCAAGATGAATCTGAGGAGGAACGCAAGGCTGCTGAGACGGCAGCTGTCAAAGAGGCGATTCGCCGAGTCAAGGAGAACCCTGCATATGATAATCCAGCCACTCAGCCTGCCATAGCTCATGGCCTTGAGTTGCCCGACTCAGCATCCAGTCCCGGACGGCTAGATTCAAAGAGGAGACGCGTGAGTGGTGGATTTGCTTCCATCAATCCCGGTGGCAGTAATAGCCCGCCGGAGCGTTCGCCCTTGCTGCCATCGCAGCCAGCGCTGCAACCCCGGCCACCCCATGTCCCGAAACTGCATGGCCCGCTTCCAGGCACTAGACCCACGCGCATCCTCTTGGGATTCTGGAAGGGCTCGAGTGAAGAGGACCCCAGAGACCGGCACGCTGTCTACGGCATCTTGGGCCAGAATGACATGTTTAGAGTAAAAGTAGTCCGTGAAACTCGTGATGGCCGATTTGTTGACGGCAACTTTCCCACGGGTGCGGGTGCATTGTGGATACAGTATGAAGAGGTTGAATTTGAGCCGCATTTGAAGCCGCTTCAAAGATCTGAGATTAAAGAATACTGCCGGGTTCGTCAGTATCAACTAGATCAGGGCGAAGTGCCTGAAGAACGAGTCAACAACGAAATTAGAGCCGTTCATGAAGCCCAGGCTCGCGCCGGCTCGGGCTACAGACATGTTCACCAGGCCATCGCCCCATACCACCCTACAGTTGCTGACGACTCGGATCTGACGAATGGCCGGTCAGACGTTGGTGGAGCTCAGCAACATGAACTTCGGCAGTCGCGCCGCGGAGAATCCCGGACTACTCCTCGACAGTCCTTCAACGAGAACGACATGCGCCAGACATCGAGAGCCTACGCCGCCGAGCAGGAGCCTTCGCGCCCAGACTCTCGCGCAATGAACCGTGTCCATAGTTCCGACGGAATGGAGCGTACTAATGCGCTCGCCCGCCGAGAGATTGCACGCGTCGAGGCTGCTCAGGGCCGAGCTGACCGACATGCCTTGCACCGAGAACGGGCGGCCGCACTCGTTGccgacgctgctgccgccgccgccgccgcagttGTCGCCTCTGCACCGTCCCCTGCGACAAACGGCAGACCGCCATTCCACGAGTCTGAAGATATGCAGCGCTTGAACAAAGTCTGGGCTCGGCAAGAGAGCCTTCGTCTGAAGGCTGGCGCTGAGGATGCCAAGATGTATGACGGTGTCAAATATGAGCGCAAGACGAATGGGCCGTTTATTGGCAAGCTTGTCTCGCAGGGAACCATCATTAATATTGATGGGGAAGACTACGTAGAATACCGCGTTCTTACGAAGCCCTCCTTTTTCTAA
- a CDS encoding uncharacterized protein (EggNog:ENOG41), translating to MDGLAVEQYPLTRTPPLASTESTMAGLPSQQSPRQLSEKRELPHHPMLSTAALLNPIIEKETVLPPVEDSVAHRHPQSMSPPPRLPPIHSRSHSPRSLSHPHSISQSHRSHSNPNSQSQSPVIENAISASTTPPREPTINGLAMDNAPKRSNGHIKHSPDDNEAESELSEPDSNVRSPSGSSHLRAISDEDETMTDIQHEPVVPHYPKRKRNSVFTDLSESKMELPNGAVPGQSLKSKTSRQSLGTVRGVLLGHWRDSPIPDPEGRHAVIGFIDVRDRLRTRIQPYTVTNEPVSNDYPMPPGPGGSWVTFERVVFSKHLVGLDHFQVKEYVRLRTDSQDESEEERKAAETAAVKEAIRRVKENPAYDNPATQPAIAHGLELPDSASSPGRLDSKRRRVSGGFASINPGGSNSPPERSPLLPSQPALQPRPPHVPKLHGPLPGTRPTRILLGFWKGSSEEDPRDRHAVYGILGQNDMFRVKVVRETRDGRFVDGNFPTGAGALWIQYEEVEFEPHLKPLQRSEIKEYCRVRQYQLDQGEVPEERVNNEIRAVHEAQARAGSGYRHVHQAIAPYHPTVADDSDLTNGRSDVGGAQQHELRQSRRGESRTTPRQSFNENDMRQTSRAYAAEQEPSRPDSRAMNRVHSSDGMERTNALARREIARVEAAQGRADRHALHRERAAALVADAAAAAAAAVVASAPSPATNGRPPFHESEDMQRLNKVWARQESLRLKAGAEDAKMYDGVKYERKTNGPFIGKLVSQGTIINIDGEDYVEYRVLTKPSFF from the exons ATGGACGGGCTAGCAGTAGAGCAGTATCCTCTTACGCGGACGCCGCCGCTCGCGTCGACGGAATCGACCATGGCTGGTCTTCCCTCGCAGCAGTCTCCTCGACAGCTCTCAGAGAAGCGAGAGCTGCCTCACCACCCGATGCTCAGCACAGCCGCCCTGCTGAATCCCATTATCGAGAAGGAAACCGTTTTGCCGCCAGTTGAAGACTCTGTGGCGCATCGCCATCCGCAGTCTatgtctcctcctcctcggctgCCGCCGATTCATTCCCGCTCTCATTCTCCGCGGTCTCTTTCACACCCTCACTCCATCTCTCAGTCTCATCGTTCTCACTCCAACCCCAACTCGCAATCCCAGTCTCCGGTTATTGAGAATGCAATCTCAGCATCCACCACGCCTCCGCGAGAGCCAACAATCAACGGACTCGCCATGGATAACGCGCCAAA ACGTTCCAACGGCCATATCAAGCATTCGCCTGACGACAACGAAGCAGAAAGCGAGCTTAGTGAGCCGGACAGCAACGTTCGTTCGCCATCAGGG TCCTCGCATCTTCGCGCCATCTCTGACGAGGACGAGACTATGACAGACATTCAGCATGAGCCAGTAGTCCCCCACTATCCTAAGCGTAAGCGAAACTCAGTCTTCACCGATCTTAGTGAGAGCAAGATGGAGCTTCCCAATGGCGCTGTGCCTGGCCAAAGTCTCAAGTCCAAGACATCTCGGCAGAGTCTGGGAACCGTCCGAGGTGTTTTGCTGGGCCACTGGCGAGACTCTCCAATTCCAGATCCCGAAGGCCGCCACGCCGTCATTGGATTTATAGACGTGCGCGACCGACTGCGAACTCGAATCCAGCCTTATACCGTCACCAACGAGCCAGTCAGCAACGATTATCCCATGCCCCCTGGGCCCGGTGGCAGCTGGGTTACCTTCGAAAGAGTTGTCTTTTCTAAGCATCTAGTCGGCCTTGACCACTTCCAAGTTAAGGAGTATGTGAGGCTGCGCACCGACTCCCAAGATGAATCTGAGGAGGAACGCAAGGCTGCTGAGACGGCAGCTGTCAAAGAGGCGATTCGCCGAGTCAAGGAGAACCCTGCATATGATAATCCAGCCACTCAGCCTGCCATAGCTCATGGCCTTGAGTTGCCCGACTCAGCATCCAGTCCCGGACGGCTAGATTCAAAGAGGAGACGCGTGAGTGGTGGATTTGCTTCCATCAATCCCGGTGGCAGTAATAGCCCGCCGGAGCGTTCGCCCTTGCTGCCATCGCAGCCAGCGCTGCAACCCCGGCCACCCCATGTCCCGAAACTGCATGGCCCGCTTCCAGGCACTAGACCCACGCGCATCCTCTTGGGATTCTGGAAGGGCTCGAGTGAAGAGGACCCCAGAGACCGGCACGCTGTCTACGGCATCTTGGGCCAGAATGACATGTTTAGAGTAAAAGTAGTCCGTGAAACTCGTGATGGCCGATTTGTTGACGGCAACTTTCCCACGGGTGCGGGTGCATTGTGGATACAGTATGAAGAGGTTGAATTTGAGCCGCATTTGAAGCCGCTTCAAAGATCTGAGATTAAAGAATACTGCCGGGTTCGTCAGTATCAACTAGATCAGGGCGAAGTGCCTGAAGAACGAGTCAACAACGAAATTAGAGCCGTTCATGAAGCCCAGGCTCGCGCCGGCTCGGGCTACAGACATGTTCACCAGGCCATCGCCCCATACCACCCTACAGTTGCTGACGACTCGGATCTGACGAATGGCCGGTCAGACGTTGGTGGAGCTCAGCAACATGAACTTCGGCAGTCGCGCCGCGGAGAATCCCGGACTACTCCTCGACAGTCCTTCAACGAGAACGACATGCGCCAGACATCGAGAGCCTACGCCGCCGAGCAGGAGCCTTCGCGCCCAGACTCTCGCGCAATGAACCGTGTCCATAGTTCCGACGGAATGGAGCGTACTAATGCGCTCGCCCGCCGAGAGATTGCACGCGTCGAGGCTGCTCAGGGCCGAGCTGACCGACATGCCTTGCACCGAGAACGGGCGGCCGCACTCGTTGccgacgctgctgccgccgccgccgccgcagttGTCGCCTCTGCACCGTCCCCTGCGACAAACGGCAGACCGCCATTCCACGAGTCTGAAGATATGCAGCGCTTGAACAAAGTCTGGGCTCGGCAAGAGAGCCTTCGTCTGAAGGCTGGCGCTGAGGATGCCAAGATGTATGACGGTGTCAAATATGAGCGCAAGACGAATGGGCCGTTTATTGGCAAGCTTGTCTCGCAGGGAACCATCATTAATATTGATGGGGAAGACTACGTAGAATACCGCGTTCTTACGAAGCCCTCCTTTTTCTAA
- a CDS encoding uncharacterized protein (EggNog:ENOG41): MATTPASVRVSGPPNRSFLVGYPGISATLPRIEGKVEIRPGQGFSMPVPVSLVRICLQKRETIHPDADSLTKRHLGAPRKETTDVVGKEVLLFRCSSGKDAENVYSMDLPFIIFIPFGRGGEETNRRIPPASLQLPSRIAETYYELVVTVQQGHSNQYRYSFPLPLLRYDTLSTFGMYNKPETRQITSDNLVHLAINLPRWSYGPNDPITVYIKIAPNLDWWNKAKKVTIDKITLGIEEEITFNPEGDEPTKKVNKLAKQVQVVKTKLPEAGYATNIGLVFPAKDLRDSEGIIKRGRPAFPQYEVASFTTSSTLYKIEFYLSIKVQVSGARDLHIRQPIVICPLDQQGCKEEMDAIEIAAREASHVDPNNPMVPARSIVLANDRDALRALGLCTVGGQKKPFIE, from the exons ATGGCTACTACGCCAGCTAGCGTACGGGTCTCCGGCCCTCCAAACAGGAGCTTCCTGGTGGGATATCCGGGCATCTCTGCGACGCTG CCGCGAATCGAGGGCAAGGTCGAGATTCGGCCGGGCCAGGGCTTCTCCATGCCTGTGCCGGTATCCCTGGTGCGAATATGCCTCCAGAAACGCGAAACCATACACCCCGATGCCGATAGTCTAACCAAGCGACATCTTGGTGCACCCCGAAAAGAGACAACAGACGTAGTTGGCAAGGAGGTGTTGCTATTCAGATGCTCGTCAGGCAAGGATGCCGAAAATGTTTACTCCATGGACCTGCCCTTTATTATCTTCATACCCTTTGGAAGAGGCGGGGAGGAGACAAATCGGAGAATACCACCGGCATCCTTACAGCTACCCAGCAGAATCGCTGAAACATACTATGAATTAGTCGTGACGGTGCAACAAGGCCACAGCAATCAATACCGATACAGCTTCCCATTGCCCCTACTACGATATGATACACTGTCAACTTTTGGAATGTACAACAAACCCGAAACAAGGCAGATTACCAGCGATAACCTCGTTCACCTCGCAATCAACCTGCCACGCTGGAGCTACGGCCCCAACGACCCCATAACCGTATACATCAAAATCGCTCCCAACCTTGACTGGTGGAATAAGGCCAAGAAGGTGACCATAGACAAGATCACGCTAGGCATAGAAGAGGAGATTACCTTTAATCCAGAAGGAGACGAGCCGACGAAGAAGGTCAATAAGCTGGCGAAACAGGTCCAGGTAGTCAAGACAAAATTGCCAGAAGCAGGATACGCGACCAACATTGGCTTGGTTTTCCCCGCGAAGGACCTGAGAGACTCTGAGGGCATTATCAAGAGGGGTAGGCCGGCTTTTCCCCAGTATGAGGTTGCCTCCTTCACCACATCATCAACACTATACAAGATTGAATTTTACCTCAGCATCAAG GTGCAAGTAAGTGGTGCTAGAGACCTCCACATACGGCAACCAATCGTCATCTGCCCCCTCGATCAACAAGGCTGTAAGGAGGAAATGGACGCTATCGAAATCGCGGCTAGAGAAGCCTCACACGTCGATCCGAACAATCCCATGGTACCAGCTCGTTCCATCGTCCTGGCTAACGATCGAGATGCGTTGCGAGCCTTGGGCTTGTGTACAGTTGGAGGGCAGAAGAAGCCTTTTATTGAGTGA
- a CDS encoding uncharacterized protein (EggNog:ENOG41): protein MQTILSRAGTAPRSGCKACSNAIDTLGRRATSARRKPTFTELFTACYSSVFATAALVDAVRKDDRRKELDRQIEEVRKEIADLQDSRKPTSSSDSETPELSLRQMDILWRSLKDIYSNRPYMKEIHQPATIGPSDLVEALKHEHYGCRNSPRKIDYDRLERAIMREECEKGKYYREPRNQAQLLRESLGTEHLVQKLLDRTDFLPEDQSGPSLQKARSLLEKGTLGLGFTFRSIDSARAQDNTIQLNKRLRSLVASSNLNMKEKVGRICYNLLVSPHPPDIHTYNTLIVAFNKSGHHAFAEALVASFFQYRLLQPTPSTFVAILNHYKCTNNHGKFLRALSCITGLDNRTGAKVRRRHVSDIKMSPALLPWASDSRRRTLTGDWIWEHLPLSQPLVEEIIGGLLHFKLFDQAAAFFLSCIQSGVNISLDTVKCFLDECINALDWRAATRLTGNLARSETILQRLLRAGNGEGTSYIASRIRVLLDICGLGATDRPPSKSLLVSLKVSGPSFAKFLNTLAQEACSSQEPSAYSRDISRSKSRVLQLESLWKEYEFVRKTTISIESKLLYSDFSTGFRASMALQITQAALERSAQLNREFGELAEFMRSGALNEFRDNHASPETISLFEEDSPVKRESPARGEDAAHLKEPEIFDYEKAVEPRITEPRPKQMLLAWSTCLPGERGVFQRTAIHDVKMMRTG from the coding sequence ATGCAGACCATCCTTTCCAGAGCCGGAACGGCTCCTCGCAGCGGGTGCAAAGCCTGCAGCAATGCCATCGACACCCTGGGCAGGCGAGCGACCTCTGCTCGCCGCAAGCCGACCTTCACCGAGCTGTTCACCGCATGCTATAGCTCCGTATTTGCTACGGCGGCTCTGGTAGATGCTGTCAGGAAGGATGACCGCAGGAAGGAGCTGGACCGTCAGATTGAAGAGGTCCGGAAAGAAATAGCTGACCTTCAAGACTCCCGAAAACCGACTAGCTCCAGCGATTCGGAGACCCCAGAGCTTAGCCTTCGACAAATGGACATACTCTGGCGAAGTTTGAAGGATATATACAGCAATCGCCCGTACATGAAAGAGATTCACCAACCAGCAACTATTGGGCCGTCTGATCTCGTTGAAGCTCTAAAGCATGAGCATTATGGCTGCCGCAATTCCCCTAGGAAGATCGATTACGATAGGCTCGAGCGTGCAATTATGCGCGAAGAATgcgaaaaaggaaaatactaCCGGGAACCCCGGAATCAAGCTCAGCTACTCCGCGAATCCCTGGGTACAGAACATCTAGTTCAAAAACTTCTGGATCGTACCGATTTTCTCCCTGAAGACCAATCCGGCCCCTCGCTGCAAAAAGCCAGGAGCCTACTAGAAAAAGGAACCCTAGGCTTAGGTTTTACATTCCGATCTATAGACTCAGCTCGGGCACAGGACAATACCATCCAATTAAACAAACGGTTGAGATCCTTGGTGGCCTCCTCGAATCTCAATATGAAAGAGAAAGTTGGCAGAATTTGCTATAACCTGCTAGTTTCACCACACCCACCAGATATTCACACTTACAACACACTGATTGTTGCGTTCAACAAGTCTGGTCATCACGCATTTGCTGAGGCGCTAGTAGCCTCATTTTTCCAATACCGACTCCTACAACCCACACCATCTACCTTTGTCGCCATCTTAAATCATTACAAATGCACCAATAACCACGGAAAGTTCCTGAGGGCGCTTTCATGTATCACTGGGCTCGACAACCGGACAGGTGCAAAAGTCCGCAGAAGACACGTATCAGATATCAAAATGAGCCCGGCTCTCTTACCTTGGGCTTCAGACTCCAGACGCCGAACTCTCACCGGAGATTGGATCTGGGAACATCTCCCGCTCTCTCAGCCTCTGGTGGAAGAGATCATTGGTGGTCTGCTTCACTTCAAGCTATTCGACCAAGCCGCCGCATTCTTTCTATCATGTATACAATCCGGAGTGAACATTAGCTTGGATACAGTCAAATGTTTCTTGGATGAATGCATCAATGCTCTGGACTGGAGAGCTGCAACCCGACTAACTGGCAACTTGGCACGTTCCGAAACAATACTTCAGAGGCTACTTAGAGCAGGCAATGGCGAGGGCACATCGTATATTGCTAGCCGAATACGAGTCTTGTTAGATATATGTGGTCTTGGAGCCACAGATCGGCCGCCTTCAAAGTCGCTTTTAGTCAGCTTAAAGGTTTCCGGGCCTTCTTTTGCAAAATTCCTCAACACCTTGGCCCAGGAGGCATGTTCATCGCAAGAGCCATCGGCATACAGTCGAGATATCAGCAGGTCCAAAAGCAGAGTGTTGCAACTGGAGAGTCTTTGGAAAGAATACGAGTTTGTGAGAAAGACAACTATTTCTATCGAAAGCAAGCTTCTCTACTCCGATTTCTCAACTGGGTTTCGAGCTTCAATGGCGCTCCAAATTACTCAGGCAGCCTTGGAAAGAAGCGCTCAGCTGAACCGGGAATTTGGCGAGCTGGCAGAATTCATGAGGAGCGGTGCCTTGAACGAATTCAGAGACAACCATGCTTCCCCAGAGACTATATCTCTTTTCGAAGAAGACTCACCTGTAAAGCGAGAGTCTCCAGCACGGGGTGAAGACGCGGCACATTTGAAAGAACCGGAAATCTTTGACTATGAGAAGGCGGTTGAGCCTCGAATTACAGAGCCTCGACCTAAGCAAATGCTACTGGCTTGGTCGACCTGTCTCCCTGGCGAAAGAGGGGTGTTTCAGAGAACAGCTATACATGatgtgaagatgatgaggacgggatga
- a CDS encoding uncharacterized protein (BUSCO:EOG092D1W8I): MAAESEKQNFFEPIGNKAQGLSATTNGDSTEEEFKPVDEIESLCMNCHENGMTRLLLTVIPYFREVVIMSFACEHCGFQNNEIQPAGTIQPKGTHYELRLTALDDFSRQVVKADTATVKFIEIDLEIPAGRGQLTNVEGLLSGVVDDLEMGQEARKEQAPEIFEKVAEIIKKAKAMLAGESFPFRVYVDDPAGNSFIAPDLKDGVGKWEKHEFARTAEQNQALGLGDTDDSADATLNNPGYQPGTTADGDIIPNEVYSFPATCPGCMHSCTTHMKMVDIPHFKQVVLMSTVCDACGYRSNDVKTGGEIPEHGEKITLEVDGVVDLARDILKSETCGLECPELELHVNPGTLGGRFTTVEGLLTQVRNDLHSQIFEAGEGGDSLRSDEKSQWDKFFANLDDAIAGTKPFTVILTDPFASSYVQSLVDPPTPDPKIKRETYTRTDEEEEELGLKDMKVEGYEEPEKEEEKAEAN; this comes from the exons ATGGCCGCCGAAAGCGAGAAGCAGAATTTCTTTGAGCCCATTGGCAACAAGGCCCAGGGCCTATCAGCAACCACAAATGGCGACTCAACAGAGGAGGAGTTTAAGCCCGTGGACGAAATCGAGTCGCTGTGCATGAACTGCCACGAAAAT GGCATGACCAGACTTCTCCTTACCGTCATCCCCTACTTCCGCGAGGTTGTCATCATGTCCTTCGCCTGCGAACACTGCGGCTTCCAGAACAATGAGATCCAGCCCGCCGGCACCATCCAGCCCAAGGGCACACACTATGAACTGCGCTTGACGGCGCTCGACGACTTCTCCCGCCAGGTCGTCAAGGCCGACACCGCGACCGTCAAGTTCATCGAGATCGACCTCGAGATCCCCGCCGGCCGCGGCCAGCTGACAAATGTCGAGGGCCTGCTATCGGGCGTCGTTGACGACCTCGAAATGGGCCAAGAGGCGCGCAAGGAGCAGGCCCCCGAAATCTTCGAAAAGGTTGCCGAGATCATCAAGAAAGCCAAGGCCATGCTGGCCGGCGAATCGTTCCCCTTCCGAGTCTACGTCGACGACCCCGCTGGCAACTCCTTCATCGCGCCCGACCTCAAGGACGGTGTCGGCAAGTGGGAGAAACACGAGTTCGCCCGGACGGCCGAGCAGAACCAGGCCCTCGGCCTTGGAGATACCGATGACAGCGCCGACGCTACGTTGAACAACCCAGGCTACCAGCCAGGCACGACCGCCGACGGCGACATCATCCCCAACGAGGTGTACAGCTTCCCAGCCACTTGCCCCGGCTGCATGCACTCCTGCACGACGCACATGAAGATGGTCGACATCCCCCACTTCAAGCAAGTCGTCCTCATGTCCACCGTCTGCGACGCCTGCGGCTACCGCTCCAACGACGTCAAGACCGGTGGCGAGATCCCCGAGCACGGCGAGAAGATCACGCTCGAGGTCGACGGCGTCGTCGACCTCGCCCGTGACATCCTCAAGAGCGAGACCTGCGGCCTCGAGTGCCCCGAGCTCGAGCTGCACGTAAACCCAGGCACCCTGGGCGGCCGCTTCACCACCGTCGAGGGCCTGCTCACCCAAGTCCGCAACGACCTGCACAGCCAGATCTTCGAGGCCGGCGAGGGTGGCGACTCCCTCCGCTCGGACGAGAAGTCCCAGTGGGACAAGTTCTTCGCCAACCTGGACGATGCCATTGCGGGAACCAAGCCCTTCACCGTCATCTTGACTGATCCCTTTGCCAGCAGCTACGTCCAGTCGCTGGTTGACCCGCCTACGCCTGACCCCAAGATTAAGAGGGAGACGTACACCAGAacagatgaggaggaggaggagctgggtCTGAAGGACATGAAGGTGGAAGGATACGAAGAGCctgaaaaggaagaggagaaggctgaggctaattaa
- a CDS encoding uncharacterized protein (TransMembrane:1 (o20-38i)): MPMHRQDRGVQANTPTIEPALFVFISSNVVLSLSLFRLKEPSNQCILGPASMYQA; encoded by the exons ATGCCTATGCACAGACAAGATAGGGGGGTACAG GCCAACACCCCAACTATCGAACCGGCCCTGTTCGTTTTTATCTCTTCCAACGTTGTCTTGTCTCTCTCGCTGTTTCGGCTGAAGGAGCCATCCAACCAATGTATTCTGGGCCCAGCTAGCATGTATCAAGCCTAA
- a CDS encoding uncharacterized protein (EggNog:ENOG41), giving the protein MFALTLTAELSGVTNLRPDDSQDNPFWYMFKVQCTSCRETHDNYVGVNRFELNEMSGSRGEANFVWRCKNCKRESSASIKAAPTAYEQGEPPKAQKLFEFDCRGLEFVEFKPEGDWLADGIDSGTKFTGIDLTEGEWFDYDEKAGEEVSIKELTWEIKRA; this is encoded by the exons ATGTTCGCCCTCACACTCACTGCAGAGCTTTCGGG CGTCACCAACTTGCGCCCCGACGACTCCCAGGACAACCCGTTCTGGTACATGTTCAAGGTGCAGTGCACTTCTTGCAGAGAGACTCATGACAACTATGTGGGAGTAAACCGCTTT GAACTCAACGAAATGAGTGGCAGCCGAGGTGAAGCAAACTTTGTTTGGAGATGCAAAAACTGCAAG CGAGAATCCTCTGCGTCGATCAAGGCCGCCCCCACAGCCTACGAACAAGGAGAGCCACCAAAGGCGCAGAAACTGTTTGAGTTTGACTGCAGAGGCTTGGAATTTGTAGAGTTTAAGCCAGAG GGTGATTGGCTGGCCGATGGGATTGACTCCGGCACCAAATTTACCGGAATTGACTTGACAGAGGGAGAATGGTTTGACTATGACGAGAAGGCGGGCGAGGAGGTCAGCATAAAGGAGCTGACATGGGAGATTAAGAGGGCGTAA